The segment AAGCATAACGAGGGAAAAACGTGCCATAGGTCGCGACGGTTGTCCATGCGCCCTCTGCCGCGAAGATTCGAAGAATCGGCTTTCGCCGGCACGCGGTTGGCGGATACTGGGGACATGGTTATCGGCGTTCCGAAGGAGATCAAGGAACAGGAAGCCCGCGTCGCCCTGCCTCCGGCCGCGGCTTATCAACTCGCCAAACGTGGCCACGAAATCCTGGTCGAGGCCGGCGCCGGGCTCGGCTCCGGCTTTTCGGATGAGGAATACACGGCCGCTGGCGCGCGGCTCGTGCCGCAGCACGCGGACGTCTTTGCGCAGGCCGATCTCATCGTGAAGGTGAAAGAGCCGCTCGCGGCGGAATATCCGCTGCTGAGGCCCGGCCAGCTGCTTTTCACCTACCTGCACCTCGCGGCGAACAAGACGCTGACCGAGGCGCTTCTCGCGACCGGGGCGACCTGCGTCGCCTACGAGACGGTCGAGGTGGACCGCCGTCTGCCGCTGCTCGAGCCGATGAGCGAGATCGCCGGCCGCATGTCGACTCTCGTCGGTGGCTATTTCCTCGCGAAGCACCAGGGCGGCAAAGGCGTGCTGCTCGGCGGCGTGCCCGGCGTGCTGCCCGGCAAGGTCGTCGTGATCGGGGGTGGCACCGCCGGCGTGAATGCCGCGCGCATGGCTGCCGGACTCGGCGCCGACGTGACGATTCTCGAGGTCGATCTCGAGCGCATGCGCTTCCTCGACATCACGATGCCCGGCGCGAACACCCTTTTTTCCAGCGAGGCGAATCTCATGGATCTGCTTCCCGCCCTCGATCTGCTCATCGGCGCGGTGCTCGTCCCCGGGGCGAAGGCGCCGAAACTCATCACGCGTGAAATGCTCCGCCGGATGAAGCCGGGCAGCGTGCTCGTCGACATCGCGATCGACCAGGGCGGCTGCGCGGAAACCTCGCGGCCGACCACGCACCACGACCCCGTGTTCACCGAGGAAGGCGTGCAGCATTACTGCGTCGCCAACATGCCTGGCGCCTACGCCCGCACCGCCACGCAGGCGCTCACGAACGCCACCTACCGCTATGTGGAGTCCCTCGCCGACCTCGGTCTCGCGGAGGCCTGCAAACGGCAGCCCGGCCTGGTGCATGGCATCAATATTCAGGACGGCCGCCTCACGATCAAACCGGTGGCGGACGCGCTCGGCCTCACGTATTCTTCCGCTTCCGTCTGATGCAGTTGCCCGATTTGATCCGCGACATCGGGCGTCGCGCCCGCGAGGCGTCGCGCTCCCTGTCCACCCTCACCACCGAAACCAAGAACGCCGTCCTCTGCGGAATGGCCGATGAATTGCTTGCCCGCGAGGCGCAGATTCTCGAAGCCAACGCCGCCGATGTCGCCGGCGCCGCATCGCACGGGCTCGCCCCGGCCGCGATCGATCGCCTTACGCTCACGCCCGAGCGCCTGCGGAAAATTGCGGCCGATGTCCGCCACGTTGCGGACCTGCCCGATCCCGTGAACGAGCTGCTCGCGGAATGGACGCGGCCAAATGGCATTCGCATTTCCAAGGTGCGCAAACCCA is part of the Chthoniobacterales bacterium genome and harbors:
- the ald gene encoding alanine dehydrogenase — protein: MVIGVPKEIKEQEARVALPPAAAYQLAKRGHEILVEAGAGLGSGFSDEEYTAAGARLVPQHADVFAQADLIVKVKEPLAAEYPLLRPGQLLFTYLHLAANKTLTEALLATGATCVAYETVEVDRRLPLLEPMSEIAGRMSTLVGGYFLAKHQGGKGVLLGGVPGVLPGKVVVIGGGTAGVNAARMAAGLGADVTILEVDLERMRFLDITMPGANTLFSSEANLMDLLPALDLLIGAVLVPGAKAPKLITREMLRRMKPGSVLVDIAIDQGGCAETSRPTTHHDPVFTEEGVQHYCVANMPGAYARTATQALTNATYRYVESLADLGLAEACKRQPGLVHGINIQDGRLTIKPVADALGLTYSSASV